The Nostoc sp. 'Lobaria pulmonaria (5183) cyanobiont' genome window below encodes:
- a CDS encoding threonine aldolase family protein: protein MSSQLEQFASDNSSGICPEALEYMIRANQGSVPAYGNDQWTQKATDYFRELFEIDCEVFFTFNGTAANSLSLAALCQSYHSVICHETSHIETDECGAPEFASNGSKLLLAQGKNGKLTSEAIEAIVTKRTDIHYPKPKVISITQSTELGTLYSIEELLNIKEVANKYNLKIHMDGARFANAVAAMNKSPAEITWKTGVDVLCFCGTKNGMALGEAILFFNKALAEDFDYRCKQAGQLASKMRFISAPWLGLLETGAWLKNARHANQCAEYLENQLLNIEGVDLMFPREANAVFVKLPEEVIHSLKAKNWQFYTFIGVGGVRFMCSWNTTQSRIDELVGDIKNAKK from the coding sequence ATGAGTAGCCAATTAGAACAGTTTGCAAGTGATAATTCCTCTGGTATTTGTCCGGAAGCACTGGAATATATGATTAGGGCAAATCAAGGTAGTGTTCCAGCTTATGGAAATGATCAATGGACTCAAAAAGCAACAGATTATTTTCGTGAACTCTTTGAAATTGATTGTGAAGTATTTTTTACCTTTAACGGTACGGCTGCAAATTCTTTATCTTTAGCTGCTCTTTGTCAGTCATATCACAGCGTCATTTGCCATGAGACATCTCACATAGAAACAGATGAATGTGGCGCACCTGAATTTGCATCTAATGGCTCAAAACTGCTACTTGCTCAAGGTAAAAATGGCAAATTAACATCAGAAGCTATAGAGGCAATTGTTACTAAACGTACTGATATTCATTATCCCAAACCTAAAGTTATTAGCATTACACAATCAACGGAATTAGGAACTTTATATTCTATTGAAGAACTTTTAAATATTAAAGAAGTTGCAAACAAATATAACTTAAAGATTCACATGGATGGCGCTCGTTTTGCAAATGCAGTTGCTGCTATGAATAAAAGCCCTGCTGAAATTACTTGGAAAACTGGAGTGGATGTATTGTGCTTTTGTGGTACCAAGAATGGAATGGCATTAGGTGAAGCCATTCTTTTCTTCAACAAAGCCCTAGCAGAGGATTTTGATTATCGATGCAAGCAAGCAGGCCAGCTAGCTTCAAAAATGCGGTTTATTTCTGCTCCTTGGTTGGGCTTATTAGAAACTGGTGCTTGGCTAAAAAATGCCAGACACGCCAATCAATGTGCTGAATACTTAGAAAATCAACTATTAAATATAGAAGGCGTTGACTTGATGTTTCCTAGAGAAGCCAACGCCGTATTTGTAAAATTACCTGAAGAAGTCATTCACAGCTTAAAAGCAAAGAACTGGCAGTTTTATACATTTATTGGTGTGGGAGGAGTACGTTTTATGTGTTCTTGGAACACTACTCAATCAAGGATTGATGAATTAGTTGGTGATATTAAAAACGCAAAAAAGTAA
- a CDS encoding ATP-binding protein, protein MTSLLQRLSAERNRRFVGRGREVELFIDAIASRELPFHILHVFGPGGVGKTTLMQQFLRFCERSKTSTIYVEARNIEAAPESFISTLRSLMGLNESDSPLHVLAQRQERNVIFIDTYEAITQLDEWLREGFLPHLSVDTLIVIAGRNPPSSGWCSDPGWQALMHTFPLRNLTPEESQTYLTTRDIPTTQHQTILEFTHGHPLALSLVAEVFAQGKEISFQAESAPNVVKTLLSRFIKEVPTPLHRMALEACAVIRLTTEAGLNQILALPQNTLAGKAHSLGEILDVHDLFEWLRGLSFIESGQLGLFPHDLAREVLIADLRWRNSEFYTELHHRARQYYTKRLGQTQGQEKHRVLLDYIFLHRDNSAIRSCFTWGEQSSLLTDSLRETDKTALLGMVAEYEGEESAKIADHWLKRQPQNVVVFRDLHSEPAGFAMMVALQTATVEDLSADPGALASWQYLQTHAPLRPSEGATIFRFWMARDTYQAVSPTQSLIFINFVQYFQKTPGLAYTFLPCAQADSWTAMLNYFDLTRLSETDFTVEGRHYGVYAHDWRIVSPAAWKEILARKEVTTAGESVDNTPVGEPLLVLSQPEFVEAVQNALRNFSCPHVLQNNPLVRSRSVQEVLWRLVSEQVATKASMNKSPNETQLSEQPDGHLGDACGGQSQRVKVLQNLVKQAVESLQSSPRDEKLYRAVYRTYLNPAPTQEQAAELLDLPFSTYRRHLKAGMTRVTDILWQGEIS, encoded by the coding sequence ATGACATCTCTATTACAGCGACTAAGTGCAGAACGAAATCGCAGATTTGTAGGACGTGGGCGGGAAGTGGAGCTATTTATTGATGCGATCGCATCAAGAGAATTACCTTTTCACATTTTGCACGTCTTTGGCCCTGGCGGTGTGGGCAAGACAACCCTCATGCAGCAGTTTTTGCGGTTTTGTGAACGATCAAAAACCTCAACTATCTACGTAGAAGCACGTAATATAGAAGCTGCGCCAGAATCTTTTATTAGCACGTTGCGTTCGTTGATGGGATTGAATGAATCAGATTCTCCTTTGCACGTGCTAGCCCAAAGACAAGAACGTAATGTAATTTTTATTGATACCTATGAAGCTATTACCCAGCTAGATGAATGGTTGCGGGAAGGATTCTTACCCCATTTGTCTGTTGATACCTTAATTGTGATTGCTGGACGCAATCCCCCCTCATCTGGTTGGTGTAGCGATCCAGGTTGGCAAGCTTTGATGCACACTTTCCCTCTACGCAACCTTACCCCAGAAGAAAGTCAAACTTATCTCACCACACGAGATATTCCCACCACACAACACCAGACGATTCTAGAATTTACCCACGGACATCCTTTAGCATTATCTTTGGTTGCTGAGGTGTTTGCTCAGGGAAAAGAAATCTCTTTTCAAGCAGAATCTGCTCCGAATGTTGTTAAAACACTGTTGTCAAGATTCATAAAAGAAGTACCAACGCCCCTACACCGTATGGCTTTAGAAGCTTGTGCGGTGATCCGGCTGACTACCGAAGCCGGACTAAATCAAATATTGGCTCTGCCTCAAAATACTTTGGCTGGTAAGGCTCACTCTTTAGGGGAAATACTTGATGTTCATGATTTATTTGAGTGGTTGCGCGGATTGTCGTTTATCGAATCAGGGCAATTGGGTTTATTTCCCCACGATTTAGCACGTGAAGTTTTAATTGCTGACTTGCGTTGGCGTAATTCGGAATTTTACACTGAATTACACCACCGAGCGCGTCAATATTATACTAAACGACTAGGACAAACCCAAGGGCAAGAAAAGCATCGAGTGCTACTTGATTATATTTTTTTGCATCGGGATAACTCGGCAATTCGATCCTGTTTCACCTGGGGTGAGCAAAGTAGTTTATTGACGGACTCACTACGGGAAACTGACAAAACCGCACTCCTGGGGATGGTGGCAGAATACGAAGGCGAAGAATCAGCAAAAATAGCAGATCACTGGTTGAAGCGCCAACCGCAGAATGTAGTAGTATTTCGTGACTTGCACTCCGAACCTGCGGGATTTGCAATGATGGTGGCATTGCAGACAGCAACTGTTGAAGATTTGAGTGCAGATCCGGGCGCTCTGGCATCTTGGCAATATCTGCAAACTCATGCACCATTACGCCCTAGCGAAGGCGCAACTATTTTCCGCTTTTGGATGGCGCGGGACACTTATCAAGCTGTTTCCCCCACCCAAAGTCTAATTTTCATTAATTTTGTGCAGTATTTTCAGAAAACACCGGGGTTAGCATACACCTTCCTACCTTGTGCCCAAGCCGATAGTTGGACAGCAATGTTGAACTACTTCGACTTAACACGACTTTCTGAAACTGATTTTACAGTTGAGGGAAGACACTATGGTGTTTATGCCCATGACTGGCGAATTGTGTCACCTGCCGCATGGAAGGAAATTTTGGCCCGAAAAGAGGTTACAACTGCCGGAGAATCTGTAGACAATACTCCAGTCGGTGAACCTCTGTTAGTTCTTAGTCAGCCAGAATTTGTGGAGGCGGTGCAGAATGCCTTACGTAACTTTAGTTGTCCTCATGTATTACAGAATAATCCATTAGTGCGATCGCGAAGCGTACAGGAAGTGTTGTGGCGCTTAGTGTCAGAACAAGTTGCCACAAAAGCAAGTATGAACAAGAGTCCAAACGAGACTCAACTCTCTGAGCAGCCGGATGGGCACTTAGGCGATGCCTGCGGTGGGCAAAGCCAACGCGTTAAGGTTTTACAAAATCTAGTGAAACAAGCAGTTGAATCCTTACAATCATCCCCGCGTGATGAAAAACTCTATCGCGCTGTTTATCGAACTTATTTAAATCCCGCCCCCACGCAAGAACAAGCAGCTGAGTTACTAGATTTGCCTTTCAGTACCTATCGCCGTCATCTGAAAGCTGGGATGACAAGAGTTACAGATATTTTATGGCAAGGAGAAATTAGCTAA